A single genomic interval of Shewanella halotolerans harbors:
- a CDS encoding DUF938 domain-containing protein codes for MSLSQLPSQSCENNKAPILAVLKQSFRTTRRVLEVGSGTGQHAVFFAAHLPHLTWCPSDQPRFIEPLEKRIALQGGDNIAKPVSLDVTAPWPLAQGEVDGIFSANTLHIMSEAMVTDFFRGVDRHLSDTGSLCVYGPFNYNNQYTSDSNRQFDIWLKHRNIHSGIRDIEWITELAEAAGLNLLADHEMPANNRLLHFMR; via the coding sequence ATGTCTCTCAGCCAACTGCCCTCACAATCCTGCGAAAACAACAAAGCGCCTATTCTGGCGGTACTGAAACAGAGCTTTAGGACCACACGGCGAGTGCTTGAGGTCGGCAGCGGTACGGGCCAACACGCGGTATTCTTTGCGGCGCACCTGCCCCATCTCACCTGGTGCCCAAGCGATCAGCCGCGATTTATCGAGCCACTCGAGAAGCGAATCGCCCTGCAGGGCGGCGATAACATCGCAAAGCCCGTCAGCCTGGATGTCACCGCCCCCTGGCCACTGGCACAGGGAGAGGTCGACGGCATCTTTAGCGCCAACACACTGCACATTATGAGCGAGGCCATGGTGACCGATTTCTTCAGAGGTGTTGATCGTCACCTCAGCGATACTGGCAGCCTCTGCGTCTACGGCCCCTTCAACTACAACAACCAATACACCAGCGATAGCAATCGCCAGTTCGATATCTGGCTCAAGCATCGCAACATCCACAGTGGCATCCGTGACATAGAATGGATAACTGAACTCGCCGAAGCTGCAGGCCTCAATCTGCTAGCCGACCATGAGATGCCGGCCAACAACCGTTTGCTGCATTTCATGCGCTAA
- a CDS encoding bifunctional 2',3'-cyclic-nucleotide 2'-phosphodiesterase/3'-nucleotidase, protein MFNKKLLAVVIASSIGLTACSWNDDDEDTITSANVELRVLETTDLHTNIMDYDYYQSKVDPTIGLARTASLIHAARKEATNFVLVDNGDLLQGSPMGDYMAKIGLNEGDVHPAYKAMNTLDYEVANIGNHEFNYGLEFLEKALSGAEFPYINANVYCAADDCWNDIKKGDNLFTPYLIKEKVVIDTQGREHTIKIGYIGFVPPQIMLWDKQHLTGKVEAKDIIETAKLFVPKMKAEGADVIIAIPHSGIGSTENPGDAMAENATFALTNVEGIDAIMFGHSHSIFPHANYADLPNTDVEKGLLNGVAAVMPGRWGDNLGVVDLKLTLKDGTWSVTDAQTEARPIYDGANKVALVDADKDIHDAVELEHQGTLAFVDQPIGVAAADMYSFLTLVQDDPTVQIVSDAQIAQVSAKLPESLQGIPVLSAAAPFKAGGRHATEADASQFVQVDAGDLTFKNAADLYLYPNTMVAVKITGVELKDWLECSANQFNQIDPSSSEPQSLINWNGHPTYNFDVIDGVTYKIDVTQPSKFDRNCAVIAGNENAQRIVDLAYTTPTGEVLTGDALSAQEFIVASNNYRAFGGKFAGTGSEYVVMELPDTNREALAAYITAQSKPNDQGGYDGMVDPRADYNWDFKTINTQVALDIRFETQNSDKADKFISDNQLRKMEKLTEPDALGFAIYRIDLTNDPVAK, encoded by the coding sequence ATGTTTAATAAAAAACTATTAGCCGTGGTTATCGCATCGAGTATCGGACTCACCGCCTGTAGCTGGAACGATGATGATGAGGATACGATCACCTCGGCAAACGTGGAGCTCAGGGTACTGGAAACCACAGATCTGCACACTAACATCATGGACTATGACTACTACCAGTCTAAGGTCGATCCCACCATAGGCCTGGCGCGCACCGCCAGCCTGATCCACGCCGCCCGTAAAGAGGCAACTAACTTCGTGCTAGTGGATAACGGTGACCTGCTTCAGGGAAGCCCCATGGGCGACTACATGGCCAAGATCGGCCTGAATGAAGGCGATGTTCACCCGGCCTACAAGGCGATGAACACCTTAGACTATGAGGTGGCCAACATAGGTAACCATGAGTTTAACTACGGCCTGGAGTTCCTAGAGAAGGCCCTCAGCGGCGCCGAGTTCCCCTATATCAACGCCAACGTCTACTGCGCGGCCGATGACTGCTGGAATGACATCAAGAAAGGCGACAACCTGTTTACCCCTTACCTGATCAAGGAAAAAGTGGTTATCGACACTCAGGGGCGTGAACACACCATCAAGATAGGTTACATAGGCTTCGTGCCGCCACAGATCATGTTGTGGGACAAGCAGCATCTGACCGGTAAGGTCGAAGCTAAAGATATCATAGAGACAGCCAAGCTGTTCGTGCCTAAGATGAAGGCCGAGGGCGCCGATGTGATCATCGCCATCCCCCACTCTGGCATTGGCTCGACGGAAAACCCAGGCGATGCCATGGCCGAGAACGCCACCTTCGCCCTGACCAATGTCGAAGGCATTGACGCCATCATGTTCGGCCATAGCCACTCTATCTTCCCACACGCCAACTATGCCGATCTGCCCAATACCGATGTGGAGAAGGGTCTACTCAACGGTGTGGCCGCCGTCATGCCGGGCCGCTGGGGCGACAACTTAGGGGTGGTGGATCTTAAGCTGACCCTCAAAGATGGCACCTGGTCGGTAACCGATGCCCAGACTGAGGCGCGTCCCATCTATGATGGCGCCAACAAGGTTGCCCTGGTAGACGCCGATAAAGATATTCACGATGCGGTCGAGCTTGAGCATCAAGGCACCCTGGCCTTCGTGGATCAACCCATAGGGGTCGCCGCGGCGGATATGTATAGCTTCCTGACTCTGGTACAGGATGATCCTACGGTACAAATCGTCTCGGATGCTCAGATTGCCCAGGTGAGCGCCAAGCTACCCGAATCGCTGCAGGGGATCCCAGTCCTCTCGGCAGCGGCCCCCTTCAAGGCGGGTGGGCGTCACGCCACCGAGGCCGATGCCTCGCAGTTCGTGCAGGTGGATGCCGGCGATCTGACCTTTAAGAACGCCGCCGATCTCTATCTCTACCCTAATACTATGGTGGCGGTGAAGATCACAGGCGTCGAGCTGAAAGACTGGTTAGAGTGTAGTGCCAACCAGTTCAATCAAATAGATCCAAGCTCGAGCGAGCCTCAGTCACTGATCAACTGGAATGGCCATCCGACCTACAACTTCGATGTGATCGACGGCGTGACCTATAAGATAGATGTCACTCAGCCAAGCAAGTTTGACCGTAACTGCGCCGTTATTGCTGGCAACGAGAACGCCCAGCGTATCGTCGATCTGGCCTACACCACGCCAACAGGCGAGGTGTTAACAGGTGATGCGCTTAGCGCCCAGGAGTTTATCGTAGCCTCTAACAACTACCGCGCCTTTGGCGGCAAGTTTGCCGGTACGGGCTCAGAGTATGTGGTGATGGAGCTGCCAGACACCAACCGTGAGGCGCTGGCCGCCTATATCACGGCGCAATCCAAGCCAAACGATCAGGGTGGTTATGATGGCATGGTCGACCCAAGAGCCGACTACAACTGGGACTTCAAGACCATCAACACTCAGGTGGCGCTGGACATCCGCTTCGAGACTCAGAACAGCGACAAGGCCGACAAGTTCATCAGCGACAACCAGCTGCGCAAGATGGAAAAGCTGACCGAGCCTGATGCCCTTGGCTTTGCCATCTACCGCATCGATCTAACCAACGATCCCGTCGCGAAATGA
- a CDS encoding M3 family metallopeptidase, whose protein sequence is MKGLTLKPIVSAMALAIALGGCSAQQGSSQEAEVAPNVVAQHIIDNNASNPFFKPYDTFLGMPDFDKIKPEHYLPAFKAGIAQHKAEIQAIIDNPAAPTFANTIEAMEFAGDLTTKVASVFYNLTSADTNEQLQAISKEISPMLSAAGDDILLNDQLFKRVKAVYDQRDSLALNTAQQKLLEDTYKSFTRGGANLSDADKVKLRALNEKIGKLSLEFGDNLLAETNAFELVIDNAADLKGLPQDVINTAAQTAEKKGHPGKWVFTTQRPSITPFLTYADNRELREKIYKGYVERGNNNNAHDNKKILAQMAALRAERAQLMGYKSHAHFVLEERTAKTPENVYGLLDKVWPAALGQAKAEVAVMQELIDAEGGNFKLAAWDWWYYADKIRVAKYSFNEQETRPYFSLENTLKGVFYTANRLYGITVKERTDLPKYNDEVRTWEVYDKDGSLMAIFLGDYYVRDSKRGGAWANAYRKQYRMHGVESKPIIVNVLNYPRPVGDEPALLTFDEASTLFHEFGHALHAMLSDVEYRSQAGTSVPRDYVEFPSQVMENWMTQPEVLAQFAKHYKTGEVIPQSLVEKIQAASKFNQGFATVEYMAATKLDLDWHTLSDFEPKDAAKFEADSLSKMGLIEEIAPRYRSTYFSHIFSGGYSAGYYSYLWSDILGADAFEAFKENGIFDKATADAFRNNVLSQGGSEDPMLLYKQFRGKEAGIEPLLRSRGLLAK, encoded by the coding sequence ATGAAGGGATTGACCCTCAAGCCAATCGTGTCGGCCATGGCACTCGCCATCGCCTTAGGCGGCTGTAGCGCCCAGCAAGGTAGCAGCCAGGAAGCGGAAGTCGCACCCAACGTGGTCGCGCAGCACATCATAGACAACAACGCCAGCAACCCCTTCTTCAAGCCCTACGATACCTTCCTGGGTATGCCAGATTTCGACAAGATCAAACCAGAGCACTACCTGCCGGCCTTCAAGGCGGGTATCGCCCAGCACAAGGCTGAGATCCAGGCCATTATCGATAACCCGGCGGCCCCTACTTTCGCCAATACCATCGAAGCCATGGAATTTGCCGGCGATCTCACCACTAAAGTGGCCAGCGTCTTCTATAACCTGACCAGTGCCGACACCAACGAGCAGCTACAGGCGATCTCCAAAGAGATCTCGCCTATGTTGTCTGCCGCCGGTGACGACATCCTACTCAACGACCAGCTGTTCAAGCGCGTCAAGGCCGTATATGACCAGCGCGATAGCCTGGCGCTTAATACCGCACAGCAGAAGCTACTGGAAGATACCTACAAGTCATTCACTCGCGGCGGCGCTAACCTAAGCGATGCCGACAAGGTTAAACTCAGAGCCCTGAACGAGAAGATCGGCAAGCTTAGCCTGGAGTTTGGCGATAACCTGCTGGCCGAAACCAACGCCTTCGAGCTGGTGATCGACAACGCCGCCGATCTCAAAGGTCTGCCGCAGGATGTGATCAACACCGCCGCGCAAACCGCTGAGAAGAAAGGCCATCCGGGCAAATGGGTATTCACCACTCAGCGTCCATCTATCACCCCTTTCCTCACCTACGCCGACAACCGCGAGCTGCGTGAGAAGATCTACAAGGGATACGTTGAGCGTGGCAACAATAACAACGCCCACGACAACAAGAAGATCTTGGCTCAGATGGCTGCCCTGCGCGCCGAGCGCGCCCAGTTGATGGGTTATAAGAGTCACGCTCACTTCGTGCTAGAAGAGCGCACCGCCAAGACCCCTGAAAATGTCTACGGCCTGCTAGACAAGGTCTGGCCGGCAGCCCTTGGTCAAGCCAAGGCAGAAGTCGCCGTTATGCAGGAGCTGATCGACGCCGAAGGCGGTAACTTCAAGCTGGCGGCCTGGGACTGGTGGTACTATGCCGACAAGATCCGTGTGGCCAAGTACAGCTTCAACGAGCAGGAGACCCGTCCTTACTTCTCGCTGGAAAACACCCTGAAAGGCGTGTTCTACACCGCCAACCGTCTCTACGGCATCACAGTTAAAGAGCGCACCGATCTGCCTAAGTACAACGACGAAGTTCGTACCTGGGAAGTGTATGACAAAGATGGCTCCCTGATGGCGATCTTCCTGGGCGACTACTATGTGCGCGACAGCAAACGTGGTGGCGCCTGGGCCAACGCCTATCGCAAGCAGTACAGAATGCATGGGGTCGAGTCTAAGCCAATTATCGTCAACGTACTCAACTACCCACGTCCTGTGGGCGACGAGCCGGCGCTGCTCACCTTCGATGAGGCCAGCACCCTATTCCACGAATTTGGTCATGCCCTGCACGCCATGTTGTCGGACGTCGAGTATCGCTCACAGGCGGGCACCTCAGTGCCACGTGACTATGTAGAGTTCCCATCACAGGTGATGGAAAACTGGATGACCCAACCAGAAGTACTGGCGCAGTTTGCCAAACACTACAAGACGGGCGAAGTGATCCCTCAGTCGCTGGTTGAGAAGATCCAAGCGGCCAGCAAGTTCAACCAGGGCTTTGCCACGGTTGAATATATGGCGGCCACCAAGCTGGATCTCGACTGGCACACCCTGAGCGACTTCGAGCCTAAGGATGCCGCCAAGTTTGAAGCCGATTCCCTGAGCAAGATGGGCCTTATCGAGGAGATCGCGCCGCGCTATCGCAGCACCTACTTCTCACACATCTTCTCGGGTGGTTACTCTGCCGGTTACTACAGCTACCTATGGTCTGATATCCTGGGCGCCGATGCCTTCGAGGCCTTCAAAGAGAACGGTATCTTCGACAAGGCAACCGCCGACGCCTTCAGAAACAACGTACTGTCTCAAGGTGGCAGCGAAGATCCTATGCTGCTCTACAAGCAGTTCCGCGGAAAGGAAGCGGGCATCGAGCCGCTGCTTCGCAGTCGTGGCCTTCTCGCCAAGTAA
- a CDS encoding dipeptidase, producing the protein MTLKLSLKTAGAISLLLCSGLTFAASQADSQPSAQADSAVSAKAPLQAAPKISSLADRVAQYALNTYGDETISALSTLIPYKTVETEGMTPLTHPEFVGFKAQLKSLSQSLGLDYSDQGYVVLIGLGEGEQKLGVITHGDVQPADASFWQQDPFTLDSQSQPGFLIGRGTEDDKGPIVTAMYAMKAIKDKGLALNRRIELLVYLAEESDWAPLKAFLTDFTPADINITIDAEYPVVTAEKGWSEIRLTIPKMPKMPKMRKNGEAASGASASLECFSGGAFASQVPQQAMAKISGLDKKTIAALKEKASKQPGMKYQFEQASSAGQDSGQLTITAEGKSTHSSTPEAGVNAVTHLAALLKGIHFSRSEAALTAQFIQQMVGLGLYGEQFGDIAYEDDFMGPMTLAATLVKPNDQGTEIVLNLRRPVGKTPEQLDQETHQALESWQAQQSVSLKGVETYWGEPKLMDKAPHLQTLLSVFGHFTDTPSPRPVAIGGSTNSKLFPNALSFGPAMPGVEYTGHSEHEFITKEQFMLNLQMYTAAFVELAASTEELSEQAKQGTGQATKTGAQRTGD; encoded by the coding sequence ATGACCCTTAAACTCTCCCTTAAAACCGCCGGCGCCATTAGTCTATTGCTGTGCAGCGGCTTAACTTTTGCCGCGTCTCAAGCCGATTCACAGCCTAGTGCCCAAGCCGATTCAGCTGTAAGTGCTAAAGCCCCTCTACAAGCCGCACCTAAGATCTCGTCCCTGGCCGACCGAGTGGCTCAATATGCGCTTAATACCTATGGCGATGAGACCATCTCCGCGCTGTCGACCCTGATCCCCTATAAGACGGTGGAAACAGAGGGGATGACTCCCTTGACCCATCCCGAATTTGTCGGTTTCAAGGCGCAGTTAAAGTCCCTGAGCCAGAGCCTGGGGCTGGATTACAGCGATCAAGGCTATGTGGTGCTCATCGGTCTGGGGGAAGGGGAGCAGAAACTTGGGGTGATCACCCACGGCGATGTGCAGCCCGCCGATGCCAGTTTCTGGCAGCAAGACCCCTTTACTCTGGACAGTCAGTCACAGCCAGGTTTTTTGATTGGCCGTGGCACCGAAGATGACAAGGGGCCCATAGTCACCGCCATGTACGCCATGAAGGCGATCAAGGACAAGGGGCTAGCTTTAAACAGGCGCATCGAGCTTCTGGTCTATCTGGCCGAAGAATCAGATTGGGCGCCGCTGAAGGCCTTTTTGACCGACTTTACCCCCGCCGATATCAATATCACCATAGACGCCGAGTACCCGGTGGTGACCGCCGAGAAGGGCTGGAGTGAAATTCGCCTGACTATTCCTAAGATGCCTAAGATGCCTAAGATGCGTAAGAATGGTGAAGCAGCCTCTGGCGCGTCGGCCAGCCTAGAGTGTTTTTCTGGCGGCGCCTTTGCCAGTCAGGTACCCCAGCAGGCGATGGCCAAGATCTCTGGGCTAGATAAGAAAACAATCGCTGCGCTAAAGGAGAAGGCCAGCAAACAGCCGGGGATGAAGTATCAATTTGAGCAGGCATCATCGGCGGGCCAGGATAGCGGACAGCTGACCATCACCGCCGAGGGCAAGTCTACCCACTCTTCTACGCCTGAGGCGGGGGTCAACGCCGTAACTCATCTGGCAGCGCTGTTAAAGGGGATTCATTTTTCGCGCAGCGAGGCGGCGTTGACGGCGCAGTTCATTCAGCAGATGGTTGGGTTAGGGCTCTATGGCGAACAGTTTGGTGATATCGCCTATGAAGATGATTTTATGGGGCCCATGACCCTGGCCGCGACCCTGGTGAAGCCAAATGATCAAGGCACAGAGATAGTGCTTAACTTGAGACGCCCCGTGGGTAAGACGCCCGAGCAGCTGGATCAAGAAACCCATCAGGCACTGGAGAGCTGGCAGGCGCAGCAAAGTGTGTCACTTAAGGGGGTCGAGACCTATTGGGGCGAGCCTAAATTGATGGACAAGGCGCCGCATCTGCAGACCCTGCTGTCGGTATTTGGTCACTTTACCGATACACCATCGCCAAGGCCTGTGGCCATCGGTGGCTCGACCAACAGCAAGCTGTTTCCCAATGCATTAAGTTTTGGCCCCGCCATGCCTGGCGTTGAATATACGGGGCACAGCGAGCACGAATTCATCACCAAGGAGCAGTTTATGCTCAATCTACAGATGTATACCGCCGCCTTCGTCGAGCTGGCCGCATCGACAGAGGAGTTATCCGAGCAGGCTAAGCAAGGGACTGGGCAAGCGACTAAGACTGGGGCGCAGCGTACTGGCGATTAA
- a CDS encoding methyl-accepting chemotaxis protein, producing MKNNQPVTQKEKVFAADTILLSTTDLKGKIKYANAGFTQVSEFTQDELYRQPHNIVRHPDMPPAAFESMWSRLKQGKPWIGIVKNRAKSGDHYWVNAYVAPVFEGGQVHEYQSVRRKATQAQIDNAQALYGELNAGKQPRALKAARLGFGKRLGLVLLLSLGVGVALAGYSPLLALLLAAGLGLAGLSLILKPFNALVEQASGIIDDPLATAVYCGRQDELGKLSFALQYLLTETGGAVGRMADSAESIQELSVSLNETISHTRDRADSQSQQTSQAATAVEEMSASFNEVSQNIQHAAEEMSMSHEAAEKGHKLLVEVIQAIKGLHQEVSNFSAVVASIEQDSQEINEVLEVIRGIAEQTNLLALNAAIEAARAGESGRGFAVVADEVRQLSSRTSESTSHIEAIVSKFRDSTLKASQTMQAGQRQAQHSVGLAQQVDASFEELRASIDKINQMSDANAAAMSQQTAVASEISQSIQLINELALASLSQTQAAAERGGQVARLSAKTHHLSQQFWRQSLRIK from the coding sequence ATGAAAAATAACCAACCTGTCACCCAGAAAGAGAAGGTGTTTGCCGCCGACACTATCTTGTTGTCGACCACAGACCTTAAGGGCAAGATCAAATACGCTAATGCTGGTTTCACTCAGGTGTCTGAGTTTACTCAGGATGAACTCTACCGCCAGCCCCACAATATTGTGCGCCACCCTGACATGCCGCCGGCGGCCTTCGAATCCATGTGGTCTCGCCTCAAGCAGGGCAAGCCTTGGATTGGTATAGTGAAGAATCGCGCTAAGTCGGGAGATCACTACTGGGTCAACGCCTATGTGGCTCCTGTGTTCGAAGGCGGCCAGGTGCACGAATATCAATCGGTGCGCAGAAAGGCCACCCAGGCGCAGATAGATAACGCCCAGGCCCTCTATGGCGAGCTCAACGCCGGTAAACAGCCCCGCGCCTTAAAGGCGGCGCGCCTCGGCTTTGGTAAGCGTTTGGGCTTGGTCTTGCTGCTGAGCCTCGGCGTCGGCGTCGCGCTCGCCGGTTATTCGCCCCTGCTGGCACTGCTGTTGGCAGCGGGCCTGGGACTAGCCGGACTCTCTCTGATCCTCAAGCCCTTTAATGCCCTGGTAGAACAGGCGAGCGGCATCATAGACGATCCGCTGGCGACCGCCGTGTACTGTGGCCGTCAGGATGAGCTAGGTAAACTCAGCTTCGCCCTGCAGTATCTGCTGACAGAAACCGGCGGCGCCGTGGGACGCATGGCGGACTCGGCCGAGTCGATACAAGAACTCAGCGTCAGCCTGAATGAGACCATCAGCCATACCCGGGATCGCGCCGACAGTCAGAGCCAACAGACCAGTCAGGCGGCCACCGCGGTGGAGGAGATGAGCGCCAGCTTTAACGAGGTGAGCCAGAATATCCAGCATGCGGCCGAAGAGATGTCGATGAGTCATGAGGCGGCCGAGAAGGGCCACAAGCTGCTGGTCGAGGTGATCCAGGCCATCAAGGGGCTACATCAGGAGGTGAGCAACTTCTCCGCCGTGGTGGCCTCAATCGAGCAGGACAGTCAGGAGATCAACGAGGTGCTGGAGGTGATACGGGGTATCGCCGAGCAGACCAACCTGTTGGCCCTCAATGCCGCCATCGAGGCGGCCCGCGCGGGTGAGTCGGGTCGGGGCTTCGCCGTGGTGGCCGATGAGGTGCGCCAGCTCTCCAGCCGCACCAGCGAGTCGACCAGCCATATAGAGGCGATCGTCAGCAAGTTCAGAGACAGCACGTTAAAGGCGAGTCAGACCATGCAGGCGGGCCAGCGTCAGGCCCAGCACTCGGTAGGCTTGGCCCAGCAGGTGGATGCCTCCTTCGAGGAACTGCGCGCCTCTATCGATAAGATCAATCAGATGAGTGATGCCAACGCTGCTGCCATGAGCCAGCAGACGGCGGTGGCCAGTGAGATCAGCCAGTCGATTCAGTTGATCAATGAGCTAGCCCTGGCGAGCCTGAGTCAGACCCAGGCCGCGGCAGAACGAGGCGGTCAGGTGGCGCGGCTGTCGGCCAAGACTCATCACCTGTCACAGCAGTTCTGGCGTCAGAGTCTGCGCATTAAGTGA
- the ggt gene encoding gamma-glutamyltransferase yields MRPIKTLLFAISLSLPLVAGQFAQATESSIYSHSATVQPIWAKHGMVASQEAVATQVGVDILKQGGNAVDAAVGVGFALAVTLPRAGNIGGGGFMLVHLAEGNKTVAIDYREVAPKRAHKDIFLNEQGDAVAKLSREHGLAVGVPGTVMGMELALKKYGTMTMAQVIEPAIKLAEQGITVTPDLASSLAGLKRRISQWPSSKAIFYRPDGSNFEIGDTLSQKALAHSLKLIKAQGSKGFYEGETAEKIVASVTQAGGIMTLDDLKGYRVVERQPVQGEYRGYQVISMPPPSSGGIHIIEMLNMLEPYPIAKLGHNTADTLHLMAEVMKRAYADRSEYLGDPDFVEVPVKALISKEYAKSRAKGIAINRVTPSSEIGPGKLAGYESPQTTHYSVVDKWGNAVANTYTLNFSYGSGLVAEGTGILLNNEMDDFSAKPGVPNGYGLIGGDANAVEGGKRPLSSMSPTIVMKDGKPFIVTGSPGGSRIINTTLQIIMNVIDHGLNIAEASYASRVHHQWLPDELRVEKSLNRDTISILEARGHKVSVKDAMGSTQSIMITDEGLFGASDPRRAGSATTGY; encoded by the coding sequence GTGCGTCCAATTAAAACCTTACTCTTTGCCATCAGTCTCAGCCTGCCGCTCGTCGCAGGTCAGTTTGCCCAGGCCACCGAATCCTCCATCTATAGCCACAGCGCCACAGTTCAACCCATCTGGGCCAAGCACGGCATGGTGGCCAGCCAGGAAGCCGTAGCCACTCAAGTGGGGGTCGATATTCTCAAGCAAGGCGGTAACGCGGTCGATGCGGCGGTCGGCGTCGGCTTTGCCCTGGCGGTCACCCTGCCAAGGGCCGGCAACATAGGCGGTGGCGGTTTCATGCTGGTGCATCTGGCCGAGGGCAACAAGACGGTCGCCATAGATTATCGCGAGGTTGCCCCCAAACGCGCCCACAAGGATATCTTTCTTAATGAGCAGGGTGATGCGGTCGCCAAGCTCAGCCGCGAACATGGCCTGGCCGTCGGCGTACCCGGCACCGTCATGGGAATGGAGTTAGCCCTTAAGAAATATGGCACCATGACCATGGCCCAGGTGATCGAGCCCGCCATCAAGCTTGCCGAACAAGGCATCACTGTCACACCGGATCTCGCCAGCTCCCTTGCCGGGCTGAAACGCCGCATCTCCCAGTGGCCGAGCTCTAAGGCGATCTTCTATCGCCCAGATGGCAGCAACTTCGAGATAGGCGACACCCTCAGCCAAAAGGCGCTGGCCCACTCACTCAAGCTGATCAAAGCCCAAGGCAGCAAGGGATTCTATGAGGGCGAGACCGCCGAGAAGATAGTCGCCAGCGTCACCCAGGCCGGCGGCATCATGACCTTAGATGATCTTAAAGGCTATCGTGTAGTCGAGCGTCAACCCGTTCAGGGCGAGTATCGCGGCTACCAGGTGATCTCCATGCCGCCCCCCTCATCCGGCGGCATACATATTATCGAGATGCTCAACATGCTTGAGCCTTATCCTATCGCCAAGTTAGGCCACAATACGGCCGATACCTTGCATTTAATGGCCGAGGTGATGAAACGCGCCTATGCCGATCGCAGTGAATATCTGGGGGATCCCGATTTTGTTGAGGTGCCGGTGAAAGCGCTCATCAGTAAGGAGTACGCCAAGTCGCGCGCCAAGGGGATCGCCATCAACCGCGTCACCCCAAGCAGCGAAATTGGCCCGGGCAAGCTCGCAGGGTACGAGAGCCCACAGACCACCCACTACTCAGTGGTCGACAAGTGGGGCAATGCGGTGGCCAACACCTATACCCTCAACTTCAGCTATGGCTCGGGCCTGGTGGCCGAAGGCACGGGCATTCTGCTCAACAACGAGATGGACGATTTCTCAGCCAAACCCGGCGTGCCCAACGGCTATGGCCTGATCGGCGGCGATGCCAATGCGGTCGAAGGCGGCAAGCGCCCCCTCAGCTCTATGAGCCCCACCATAGTGATGAAAGACGGCAAACCCTTCATCGTCACCGGCAGCCCAGGCGGTTCACGCATCATCAACACCACACTACAGATCATCATGAATGTGATCGATCATGGACTCAATATCGCCGAAGCCAGCTACGCTAGCCGGGTGCATCACCAATGGCTGCCCGACGAGCTGAGAGTGGAGAAGAGCCTCAATCGCGACACCATCTCGATATTGGAAGCTAGAGGCCACAAGGTCAGCGTCAAAGATGCCATGGGCTCGACCCAGTCGATCATGATCACCGACGAGGGCCTGTTTGGCGCCTCAGATCCTCGCCGCGCCGGCAGCGCGACAACGGGTTACTAG